A genomic stretch from Pseudomonas mendocina includes:
- a CDS encoding DUF167 domain-containing protein: MSFYRWDGDDLILDCHLQPKASRDEFAGLHGDRLKIRLTAPPVDGKANAHLLAFLGDVFGVSKSQVNLESGLQSRQKRVRIKKPKNLPSGLSLSK, encoded by the coding sequence ATGAGTTTTTACCGCTGGGACGGGGATGACCTTATCCTCGACTGCCACCTGCAACCCAAGGCAAGCCGTGATGAGTTTGCCGGGTTGCATGGTGACCGCCTGAAGATCCGCCTCACCGCGCCGCCAGTCGACGGCAAGGCCAATGCCCATCTACTGGCGTTTCTTGGCGACGTGTTCGGCGTCAGCAAAAGCCAGGTCAACCTGGAAAGTGGCCTGCAAAGCCGGCAGAAGCGCGTGCGAATCAAGAAACCGAAAAACCTGCCCTCTGGTCTTTCGTTGAGTAAATAA
- a CDS encoding YggT family protein: protein MNGLDTAAIYVLQTIGSLYLLIVLLRFILQLVRADFYNPVSQFIVRATHPLLRPLRKIIPSLAGLDLASLILAIIVQMVLMGLTLMLSGYGLGNPLQLLVWSIIGVTALFLKVFFFALIISVILSWVAQGTHNPTAMLINQICEPLLAPIRRLLPNLGGLDLSPIVAFLILNLIDMLVIRNLAISTGMLQGLSLAI from the coding sequence ATGAACGGATTAGACACCGCCGCCATTTATGTCTTGCAAACCATCGGCAGTCTGTACCTGTTGATCGTTTTGCTGCGTTTCATCCTGCAACTGGTTCGGGCTGACTTCTACAACCCGGTCAGCCAGTTCATTGTTCGCGCCACCCACCCGCTGCTGCGTCCGCTGCGCAAGATCATTCCCAGCCTTGCGGGCTTGGATTTGGCTTCGTTGATTCTCGCAATCATCGTGCAGATGGTGCTGATGGGCCTGACGTTGATGCTGTCCGGCTACGGCCTCGGCAACCCGCTGCAACTGCTGGTGTGGTCGATCATTGGCGTGACCGCACTGTTCCTTAAGGTGTTCTTCTTTGCCTTGATCATCAGCGTGATTCTGTCCTGGGTAGCCCAGGGCACACATAACCCAACCGCCATGCTGATCAATCAGATCTGTGAACCGCTGCTGGCACCGATCCGTCGCCTCCTGCCAAACCTGGGTGGCCTGGACCTGTCACCGATCGTGGCGTTCCTGATCCTTAACCTGATCGACATGCTGGTCATCCGCAACCTGGCGATCTCGACTGGCATGCTTCAAGGTTTGAGCCTGGCGATCTGA
- a CDS encoding PilT/PilU family type 4a pilus ATPase — translation MEFEKLLRLMVEKSASDLFITAGVPPSMKVNGKLIPITKTPMSPEQTRETVFSVMNEQQRRDFAEHHECNFAISARGIGRFRVSAFYQRNLAGMVLRRIETRIPTMEELKLPEILQTLAMTKRGLVLFVGATGTGKSTSLAAMIGYRNRNSSGHIISIEDPIEFIHQHQSCIVTQREVGIDTESFDVALKNTLRQAPDVILIGEVRTRETMDHAIAFAETGHLCLATLHANNANQALDRIINFFPADRQGQVWMDLSLNLKAIVAQQLVPTPDGKGRRAVIEVLINTPLVADLIRKGEVHELKSLMKRSTEHGMQTFDQDLYKLYTQGEITYEDALLHADSANDLRLMIKLGAETVSDNQNSMTNLTQGLSLEAEDSTGRRFR, via the coding sequence ATGGAATTCGAAAAACTGCTGCGCCTGATGGTGGAAAAAAGTGCATCCGACCTATTCATCACGGCCGGTGTACCACCGTCGATGAAGGTCAATGGCAAGCTGATCCCCATTACTAAAACACCGATGTCGCCTGAGCAAACCCGGGAAACCGTGTTCTCAGTGATGAACGAGCAGCAGCGCCGCGATTTTGCTGAGCACCACGAGTGTAACTTCGCGATCAGCGCCCGTGGTATTGGCCGCTTCCGCGTTAGTGCTTTCTATCAGCGCAACCTCGCGGGGATGGTACTGCGGCGGATCGAAACCAGAATTCCGACCATGGAGGAGCTGAAACTCCCTGAGATCCTCCAGACCCTGGCCATGACCAAACGTGGTCTGGTGCTCTTTGTGGGGGCAACCGGCACCGGTAAATCCACATCCCTTGCCGCGATGATTGGCTATCGCAACCGCAACAGCAGTGGTCACATCATCAGCATCGAAGACCCGATTGAGTTTATCCACCAGCACCAGAGCTGCATTGTGACGCAGCGTGAGGTGGGCATTGACACTGAGTCTTTCGATGTCGCACTGAAGAACACCCTGCGTCAGGCGCCAGATGTGATTCTGATCGGTGAGGTGCGTACCCGCGAGACAATGGATCATGCCATTGCTTTTGCAGAAACCGGCCACCTGTGTCTTGCCACGTTGCACGCCAACAACGCCAACCAGGCGCTGGATCGGATCATCAACTTCTTCCCAGCTGACCGCCAAGGCCAGGTGTGGATGGATTTGTCCCTCAACCTTAAAGCCATTGTTGCCCAGCAGTTGGTTCCAACGCCTGATGGCAAAGGACGCCGTGCTGTGATCGAGGTGCTGATTAACACCCCACTGGTGGCAGACCTGATTCGTAAAGGCGAGGTCCACGAGCTGAAGTCGCTGATGAAGCGCTCCACCGAGCACGGTATGCAAACGTTCGATCAGGACCTGTACAAGCTCTACACCCAGGGTGAGATCACTTACGAAGATGCATTGCTGCATGCTGACTCGGCCAACGATCTGCGCCTAATGATCAAGCTCGGTGCGGAAACCGTCAGCGATAACCAAAACTCCATGACCAACCTCACTCAAGGCTTATCGCTGGAGGCCGAGGATTCTACGGGCAGACGTTTTCGCTAA
- a CDS encoding type IV pilus twitching motility protein PilT — protein MDITELLAFSAKQGASDLHLSAGLPPMIRVDGDVRRINLPAMDHKQVHALIYDIMNDKQRKDYEEFLETDFSFEVPGVARFRVNAFNQNRGAGAVFRTIPSKVLSMDDLGMGEIFRTIADVPRGLVLVTGPTGSGKSTTLAAMLDYINNNKYHHILTVEDPIEFVHESKKCLVNQREVHRDTLGFSEALRSALREDPDIILVGEMRDLETIRLALTAAETGHLVFGTLHTTSAAKTIDRVVDVFPAEEKSMVRSMLSESLQAVISQTLLKKIGGGRVAAHEIMIGTPAIRNLIREDKVAQMYSAIQTGGSLGMQTLDSCLKGLVAKGVVSRDAAREKAKTPENF, from the coding sequence ATGGATATCACTGAGTTGCTGGCCTTTAGCGCCAAGCAAGGTGCATCGGACCTGCATCTTTCCGCTGGCCTGCCACCGATGATCCGCGTTGACGGCGATGTCCGTCGCATCAATTTGCCTGCCATGGATCACAAGCAGGTACACGCGCTGATTTACGACATCATGAACGATAAACAGCGTAAGGATTACGAAGAGTTCCTGGAGACTGACTTTTCTTTCGAAGTGCCGGGCGTAGCGCGCTTCCGGGTTAACGCATTCAACCAAAATCGTGGTGCTGGTGCGGTATTCCGTACGATTCCATCCAAGGTTTTGAGCATGGATGACCTGGGAATGGGCGAGATTTTCCGCACGATTGCCGATGTTCCGCGTGGATTGGTGTTGGTGACTGGGCCAACCGGTTCGGGTAAATCGACCACCCTGGCGGCGATGCTCGACTACATCAATAACAACAAATACCACCACATTTTGACGGTGGAAGATCCAATCGAATTCGTTCACGAATCGAAGAAGTGCCTGGTCAACCAGCGTGAAGTTCACCGTGACACTTTGGGCTTTAGTGAAGCGCTGCGTTCGGCGCTGCGGGAAGACCCGGACATCATCCTCGTGGGTGAGATGCGTGACTTGGAAACCATCCGTTTGGCACTGACAGCGGCGGAAACCGGTCACCTTGTGTTCGGCACCCTGCACACCACCTCGGCGGCCAAGACCATCGACCGTGTGGTTGACGTGTTCCCCGCTGAAGAAAAATCCATGGTTCGTTCCATGCTGTCTGAATCGTTGCAGGCGGTGATTTCGCAGACCCTGCTGAAGAAGATCGGCGGTGGCCGGGTGGCTGCTCACGAGATCATGATTGGTACACCTGCCATCCGTAACTTGATCCGTGAGGACAAGGTGGCGCAGATGTATTCGGCTATCCAGACAGGTGGCTCACTGGGCATGCAGACCCTGGATTCCTGTCTCAAGGGCTTGGTGGCTAAGGGCGTCGTATCCCGTGATGCGGCTCGTGAAAAAGCTAAAACGCCAGAAAATTTCTAA
- a CDS encoding aspartate carbamoyltransferase catalytic subunit, with product MTPLADKRPLQLNDLGQLRHFLSLDGLPKELLTEILDTADSFLEVGARAVKKVPLLRGKTVCNVFFENSTRTRTTFELAAQRLSADVISLNVSTSSTSKGETLFDTLRNLEAMAADIFVVRHADSGAAHFIAEHVCPNLAIINGGDGRHAHPTQGMLDMLTIRRHKGGFENLSVAIVGDILHSRVARSNMLALKTLGCPDIRVIAPKTLLPVGIEQYGVTVYSDMAAGLKDVDVVIMLRLQRERMAGGLLPSEGEFYRLFGLTEERLKLAKPDALVMHPGPINRGVEIESAVADGPQSVILNQVTYGIAIRMAVLSMAMSGQAAQRQLNLDSEEQN from the coding sequence ATGACGCCACTCGCCGACAAGCGCCCGCTGCAACTGAATGACCTCGGTCAGCTCCGCCACTTTCTGTCCCTCGACGGCCTGCCCAAGGAGTTGCTGACAGAAATTCTGGATACTGCCGACTCGTTTCTCGAAGTCGGTGCCCGAGCTGTAAAGAAAGTCCCGCTGCTGCGCGGCAAGACCGTGTGCAACGTGTTCTTCGAGAACTCCACCCGTACCCGTACCACGTTTGAACTGGCTGCTCAGCGCCTGTCCGCTGACGTGATCAGCTTGAACGTGTCGACCAGCTCCACCAGCAAAGGTGAAACCCTGTTCGACACCCTGCGCAACCTCGAAGCCATGGCGGCCGACATCTTTGTCGTGCGCCATGCAGACTCAGGCGCCGCACACTTTATCGCCGAGCACGTCTGCCCGAACCTGGCCATCATCAATGGCGGTGACGGCCGTCACGCTCACCCGACCCAGGGCATGCTGGACATGCTCACCATCCGCCGCCACAAGGGCGGTTTCGAGAACCTCTCGGTGGCCATCGTTGGCGACATCCTGCACTCACGGGTTGCCCGCTCCAACATGCTGGCACTGAAGACCCTCGGCTGCCCTGATATCCGCGTGATCGCCCCGAAAACCCTGCTGCCTGTTGGCATTGAGCAATATGGCGTGACCGTCTACAGCGACATGGCTGCCGGACTCAAGGACGTGGACGTGGTGATCATGCTGCGCTTGCAACGCGAGCGCATGGCCGGCGGTCTGCTGCCCAGCGAAGGCGAGTTCTACCGCCTGTTCGGCCTGACCGAAGAACGCCTCAAGCTGGCCAAGCCGGATGCGCTGGTCATGCACCCGGGCCCGATCAACCGTGGCGTAGAGATCGAGTCCGCCGTGGCTGACGGACCGCAATCGGTGATCCTCAATCAGGTCACCTACGGTATTGCCATCCGTATGGCCGTGCTGTCCATGGCCATGAGCGGTCAGGCAGCACAGCGACAACTTAACCTGGACTCCGAGGAGCAAAACTGA
- the pyrR gene encoding bifunctional pyr operon transcriptional regulator/uracil phosphoribosyltransferase PyrR — protein sequence MSLPNPAELLPQMAAALTSHLNKRAIREPHFIGIRTGGVWVAQALLSELGTQAPLGTLDVSFYRDDFTQNGLHPQVKPSDLPFEIEGQHLVLIDDVLMSGRTIRAALNELFDYGRPASVTLVTLLDLDARELPVRPDVVGATLSLDANQRVKLSGPTPLTLELQTLAN from the coding sequence ATGAGCTTACCGAACCCGGCCGAACTGCTTCCGCAAATGGCCGCAGCCTTGACCAGCCACCTGAACAAACGCGCCATCCGTGAGCCGCACTTTATCGGCATCCGCACCGGCGGTGTATGGGTCGCCCAAGCGTTGTTAAGTGAGCTAGGTACTCAAGCACCACTTGGCACACTGGACGTGTCGTTCTACCGCGACGATTTCACGCAGAACGGCCTGCATCCACAGGTCAAACCTTCCGACCTGCCGTTCGAAATCGAAGGCCAGCATCTGGTCCTGATTGATGACGTACTGATGAGCGGGCGCACGATCCGCGCGGCTCTGAACGAGCTGTTCGACTACGGTCGACCTGCCAGTGTAACCCTGGTCACCCTGCTCGACCTGGATGCGCGTGAGCTGCCGGTGCGACCCGATGTAGTCGGTGCAACCCTGTCACTTGATGCCAATCAACGGGTAAAATTGTCTGGCCCAACGCCGCTGACCCTCGAGCTGCAAACGCTCGCCAACTGA
- a CDS encoding dihydroorotase → MRTRILGARVIDPSSGFDQQADLYIANGKILSVGQAPEGFEAEQTIDATGLVAAPGLVDLNVSLREPGYSRKGTISTETLAAAAGGVTSLCCPPITRPVLDTSAVAELILDRAREAGHAKVLPMGALSKGLEGEQLAELVALRDAGCVAFTNGLNNFRNNRNLRRALEYAATFDLTVVFQSQDYDLAEGGLAHEGATASFLGLPGIPEAAETVALARDLLLVEQAGVRAHFSHLTSARGVQLIAEAQARGLPVTADVAMYQLILTDEALLNFSSLYHVQPPLRTQADREALRAAVKSGVISAIASHHQPHERDAKLAPFGQTEPGISSVQALLPLALTLVQDGLLDLPTLLARLSSGPADALRLPLGRISNGAPADLLLFDPQASTLVGETWYSKGSNCPFIGHCLPGAVRYTLVDGRISYQA, encoded by the coding sequence ATGCGTACCCGTATCCTCGGCGCTCGTGTCATTGACCCGAGCAGCGGCTTCGACCAGCAGGCCGATCTTTACATTGCCAACGGCAAAATTCTCAGTGTGGGCCAAGCACCTGAGGGTTTCGAAGCCGAACAAACCATCGATGCTACCGGTTTGGTTGCAGCCCCCGGCCTCGTTGACCTCAACGTTTCGCTGCGTGAGCCCGGCTACAGCCGTAAAGGCACCATAAGCACTGAAACCCTTGCGGCGGCCGCTGGTGGTGTGACCAGCCTGTGCTGTCCTCCGATCACCCGCCCGGTGCTCGACACCTCGGCAGTGGCTGAGCTGATCCTCGACCGCGCGCGTGAAGCCGGTCACGCGAAGGTGCTGCCGATGGGCGCCCTGAGCAAAGGCCTGGAAGGTGAGCAGTTGGCAGAGCTGGTTGCGCTACGTGACGCGGGCTGTGTGGCATTCACTAACGGCCTCAACAATTTCCGCAATAACCGTAACCTTCGCCGTGCGTTGGAATATGCAGCCACCTTTGACCTGACTGTGGTGTTCCAGTCTCAGGACTATGATCTGGCCGAAGGCGGTCTGGCCCACGAAGGTGCAACCGCCAGCTTCCTTGGCTTGCCAGGCATTCCGGAAGCCGCAGAAACCGTTGCTTTAGCCCGCGACCTGCTGCTGGTGGAGCAAGCCGGTGTGCGCGCCCACTTCAGCCACCTGACCAGCGCACGTGGCGTTCAACTGATTGCTGAGGCTCAGGCCCGTGGCCTGCCTGTCACGGCTGATGTAGCCATGTATCAGTTGATTCTGACGGACGAAGCCCTGCTTAACTTCTCCAGCCTGTATCACGTGCAGCCGCCGCTGCGTACGCAAGCTGACCGCGAAGCCCTGCGCGCCGCGGTTAAAAGCGGTGTGATCAGCGCTATTGCCAGCCACCATCAGCCTCATGAGCGCGATGCCAAGTTGGCGCCATTCGGCCAGACCGAGCCAGGCATAAGCAGCGTACAAGCCTTGCTGCCTCTGGCCCTGACGCTAGTACAAGACGGCCTGCTGGACCTGCCTACCCTGCTGGCCCGCCTTAGCAGCGGTCCAGCTGACGCCCTGCGCCTGCCGCTGGGACGCATCAGCAACGGTGCTCCAGCTGACCTGCTGCTGTTCGATCCGCAGGCTTCAACGCTGGTGGGTGAAACCTGGTACTCGAAGGGCTCTAACTGCCCATTCATAGGCCACTGCCTGCCAGGCGCTGTGCGCTACACCTTGGTGGACGGTCGCATCAGCTATCAGGCTTGA
- the proC gene encoding pyrroline-5-carboxylate reductase, translating to MTTPRIAFVGAGNMAASLIGGLRAQGIEASAIRASDRGAEQRSKITAEHGIATFESNAEAIKGADVVVLSVKPQVMKDVCLDLAPHVTPQQLIVSIAAGISCASLQSWLGPRAIVRCMPNTPALLREGASGLFANAQVSDEQRTQAQELLGAVGISVWLDTEEQIDAVTAVSGSGPAYFFLLIEAMTAAGEKLGLSRETAAQLTLQTALGAARMAVSSDVDASELRRRVTSPAGTTEAAIKTFQADGFEALVEKALNAAADRSAELAEQLGK from the coding sequence ATGACCACTCCTCGCATTGCCTTTGTCGGCGCCGGCAACATGGCTGCCAGCCTCATTGGTGGCCTACGCGCTCAGGGCATTGAAGCCAGCGCGATCCGCGCCAGCGACCGCGGCGCCGAACAACGCAGCAAGATTACTGCGGAACACGGGATAGCCACTTTCGAGTCCAACGCTGAAGCGATTAAGGGTGCAGACGTAGTTGTGCTCTCGGTTAAGCCACAGGTCATGAAAGACGTCTGCCTAGATCTGGCACCCCATGTCACCCCACAGCAACTGATCGTGTCCATCGCGGCGGGCATCAGCTGTGCCAGCCTGCAAAGCTGGTTGGGGCCGCGCGCTATCGTACGCTGCATGCCCAACACCCCAGCCCTGCTGCGCGAAGGCGCCAGCGGTTTGTTCGCCAACGCCCAGGTCAGCGACGAACAGCGCACCCAGGCTCAGGAGCTGCTCGGTGCCGTTGGTATCAGTGTCTGGCTGGATACTGAAGAGCAAATAGATGCAGTGACCGCAGTGTCGGGCTCGGGCCCGGCTTACTTCTTCTTGCTAATTGAGGCGATGACCGCAGCCGGTGAGAAACTGGGCCTGTCACGTGAGACCGCAGCCCAACTGACACTGCAAACAGCACTAGGCGCCGCCCGCATGGCTGTTTCAAGCGATGTGGATGCCAGCGAGCTGCGCCGCCGCGTAACCTCTCCGGCAGGTACTACCGAAGCGGCCATCAAAACCTTCCAGGCCGACGGCTTTGAAGCGCTGGTAGAAAAAGCCTTGAATGCAGCCGCTGACCGCTCCGCCGAATTGGCCGAACAACTGGGTAAATAA
- a CDS encoding dynamin family protein, with protein MSLERLSQQVDSYVTWKRDLMREITRYRSWLANNRLSSEALEDKLERALKLIRSDHITLAFVGEYSRGKSELINSLFFASYGQRILPSNIGRTTMCPTELFFDSHADSSYIRLLPIETRANDTSIAQYKKVPRHWVSISLDPNDPDGMVQALSQLARSKAMPLEQALALGFQREMLESTNKNGEVQVPAWRHALINIDHPLLRQGLRILDTPGLNALGSEPELTLSMLPSAQAVIFILAADTGVTASDMAVWQQHIRQLDDITQANLFAVLNKIDVLWDDLSGEAFVQNAIYKMQHNTAKQLGIRFEDVIPLSAKQGMLAKIRNDQTLLERSQLPELENLLSKRIIARKEQLLEQRVVNQVITLLQGSQHALGLRLQKVNEQLALLSNSQQDSGQLLSDLTAQTKEDHTLHHKRLLSLKTDQRLLKRQGDILRHATRSERLNQHMVELRRSLASSWTTLGINKAIRTFFSNLEGDMNNLAREAAMANRIVTAIYRRYNDISPVNNVDAPHFNAQRYLRELEHLRDKSDRFRLQLKTLLTEQHRLSKLFFATLVKEVVAMYQRLNQDAAQWIEDALMPLLQHNLEHKQLLENHMARLKGVAQETLSTRERCQRLVQYSSELEQQLALAGDILRALRRPAPIQRQGKVVSLPGGLRSQAGE; from the coding sequence ATGAGCCTGGAGCGTCTCAGCCAACAGGTTGACAGCTATGTCACCTGGAAGCGCGACCTGATGCGTGAAATCACCCGTTATCGCAGCTGGCTGGCCAACAACCGACTCAGTTCTGAAGCCCTTGAAGACAAACTTGAGCGCGCGCTCAAGCTGATCCGCAGCGATCACATCACCCTGGCCTTTGTCGGCGAGTATTCCCGCGGCAAAAGCGAGTTGATCAACAGCCTGTTCTTCGCCTCCTACGGCCAGCGCATTTTGCCGTCCAATATCGGCCGCACCACTATGTGCCCGACCGAGCTGTTTTTCGACTCCCACGCCGACAGCTCCTACATCCGGCTGCTGCCGATTGAAACCCGCGCCAACGACACCAGCATCGCCCAGTACAAAAAAGTGCCCCGGCATTGGGTCAGCATCTCACTCGACCCTAATGACCCTGACGGCATGGTTCAAGCGCTAAGCCAATTGGCTCGCAGCAAGGCTATGCCTCTGGAGCAGGCCCTGGCGCTGGGGTTTCAGCGGGAGATGCTGGAAAGCACGAATAAAAATGGCGAGGTTCAGGTACCGGCTTGGCGCCACGCCCTGATCAACATCGATCACCCACTGCTACGCCAGGGCTTACGTATTCTCGACACCCCCGGCCTGAATGCTCTGGGCAGCGAGCCTGAGCTGACCCTGTCGATGCTCCCCAGCGCGCAGGCGGTGATCTTTATCCTTGCTGCCGATACCGGCGTCACCGCCAGCGACATGGCCGTGTGGCAACAGCACATCCGCCAGTTGGATGACATCACCCAAGCCAACCTGTTTGCCGTGCTGAACAAGATCGACGTGCTCTGGGACGACCTGTCCGGCGAAGCATTTGTGCAGAACGCCATCTATAAGATGCAGCACAACACCGCCAAACAGCTGGGCATCCGCTTTGAGGATGTCATCCCGCTGTCGGCCAAGCAGGGCATGCTGGCGAAAATTCGCAATGACCAGACGTTGCTTGAGCGCAGTCAGCTGCCGGAGCTGGAAAACCTGCTGTCCAAACGCATCATTGCGCGTAAAGAGCAATTACTCGAACAGCGTGTGGTTAATCAGGTCATTACCCTGCTGCAAGGCAGCCAGCATGCGCTGGGCTTACGCTTGCAGAAGGTCAATGAACAACTGGCCTTGCTCAGCAACAGCCAGCAAGACAGCGGCCAGTTACTCTCTGACCTGACCGCGCAAACCAAAGAAGACCACACCCTTCACCACAAACGCCTGCTCAGCCTGAAAACTGACCAGCGCCTGCTCAAGCGTCAGGGTGACATTCTCCGCCACGCCACCCGCAGCGAACGCCTCAACCAACACATGGTTGAGCTGCGTAGATCGCTCGCCAGCAGCTGGACCACTCTTGGTATCAACAAGGCTATTCGCACCTTCTTCAGCAACTTGGAAGGTGATATGAACAACCTGGCCCGTGAAGCCGCGATGGCCAACCGCATCGTCACGGCCATTTACCGCCGTTACAACGATATAAGCCCGGTAAACAATGTGGATGCCCCACACTTCAATGCCCAGCGCTACCTGCGCGAGTTGGAGCACCTGCGCGATAAGTCGGACCGTTTTCGGTTGCAGCTAAAAACCCTGCTTACTGAACAGCACAGACTGAGCAAGCTGTTCTTCGCCACCTTGGTTAAAGAAGTTGTCGCCATGTACCAGCGACTCAACCAAGACGCGGCGCAATGGATAGAAGATGCCCTGATGCCCTTGTTGCAGCACAACCTTGAGCACAAACAGCTGCTGGAAAATCATATGGCGCGGCTCAAGGGCGTGGCTCAAGAAACCCTCAGCACACGCGAACGCTGCCAGCGCCTGGTGCAATACAGCAGCGAGCTTGAGCAGCAACTGGCACTGGCAGGCGACATCCTGCGGGCCTTACGCCGCCCGGCGCCCATCCAACGCCAAGGCAAAGTGGTCAGCCTGCCTGGCGGCCTGCGCAGCCAAGCTGGCGAATAA
- a CDS encoding YggS family pyridoxal phosphate-dependent enzyme — MSTIAENIAKVGKRIDAAMQAANRESSAVGLLAVSKTKPAEAIREAFSAGLRDFGENYLQEALDKQAQLQDLSLTWHFIGPIQSNKTRPIAEHFDWVHSVDRLKIAERLSAQRPAGLEPLNICLQVNVSGEDSKSGCSPEEVSGLAHAVTQLPNLRLRGLMAIPEPTDDPVQQRAAFAKLRTLQESLNLPLDTLSMGMSHDLEAAIAEGATWVRIGTALFGARDYSS, encoded by the coding sequence ATGTCCACGATAGCAGAGAATATTGCAAAGGTCGGCAAGCGGATTGACGCAGCAATGCAGGCCGCAAACCGTGAAAGTTCGGCCGTTGGCCTGCTTGCTGTAAGCAAAACCAAACCGGCTGAAGCTATCCGCGAGGCCTTTAGCGCGGGCCTTCGCGACTTTGGCGAAAATTACTTGCAGGAAGCATTAGATAAACAAGCACAGCTTCAGGATTTATCCCTGACTTGGCATTTTATTGGCCCGATTCAGTCCAATAAAACCCGGCCCATTGCCGAGCACTTTGACTGGGTGCACTCGGTTGATCGCCTGAAGATTGCCGAACGCCTCTCGGCACAACGCCCTGCCGGGCTAGAGCCACTGAACATCTGCCTGCAAGTGAACGTCAGCGGAGAAGACAGTAAATCTGGCTGCTCACCCGAAGAAGTCAGCGGCTTGGCACATGCGGTTACACAACTGCCCAACCTTCGGCTGCGTGGCCTGATGGCTATTCCAGAGCCGACAGATGATCCTGTCCAACAACGTGCAGCCTTTGCCAAACTGCGCACGCTGCAAGAAAGCCTGAACCTGCCGTTGGACACTTTGTCCATGGGCATGAGCCATGATTTAGAAGCCGCCATAGCCGAAGGTGCAACGTGGGTGCGTATCGGCACCGCCTTGTTTGGCGCACGGGACTACAGTAGCTGA
- the ruvX gene encoding Holliday junction resolvase RuvX: protein MSTEQVKPVRLLLGFDYGTKQIGVAVGQVITGQARELCILKAQNGVPDWQKVEALIKEWQPDAIVVGLPLNMDGSRSEMSERAEKFARRLNGRYNLPVHTHDERLTTFEAKGQRLRQGQNSGYRERPVDALAAALLLQGWLEHHYG, encoded by the coding sequence ATGAGTACGGAACAGGTTAAACCCGTTCGCCTGCTGCTGGGCTTTGACTACGGCACAAAACAGATCGGCGTTGCCGTCGGCCAAGTCATCACCGGGCAAGCCCGTGAACTGTGCATTCTCAAAGCACAGAACGGCGTACCCGACTGGCAGAAGGTCGAAGCATTGATCAAAGAATGGCAGCCGGACGCCATTGTCGTTGGCCTGCCGCTGAACATGGATGGCAGCCGTAGCGAAATGAGCGAGCGTGCAGAAAAGTTCGCCCGCCGCCTCAATGGCCGCTACAACCTGCCCGTACACACCCACGACGAACGTCTGACCACCTTCGAAGCCAAAGGCCAGCGTCTGCGCCAAGGCCAGAACAGTGGCTACCGCGAGCGCCCAGTCGACGCCTTAGCGGCGGCATTATTACTCCAGGGCTGGCTTGAACATCATTACGGCTAA
- a CDS encoding TM2 domain-containing protein, translating to MARQDTHSKVIGYLLWIFGFLGSHRFYYGKPITGTIWFFTLGLFFIGWIIDLFLIPAMDRDADNRFTAGETDYNVAWILLTFLGVFGVHRMYMGKWITGLIYLCTGGLLFIGVLYDFWTLNSQISEKNNSQR from the coding sequence ATGGCGCGACAGGACACGCACAGTAAGGTAATCGGTTACCTGCTATGGATTTTCGGTTTCTTGGGTTCACACCGTTTTTACTACGGTAAACCAATAACTGGCACCATCTGGTTCTTTACCTTAGGGCTGTTCTTCATCGGCTGGATTATTGACTTGTTCCTGATCCCGGCCATGGACCGCGATGCTGATAATCGCTTTACCGCCGGGGAAACCGATTACAACGTCGCCTGGATACTCCTGACCTTCCTGGGTGTATTCGGCGTGCACCGCATGTACATGGGTAAGTGGATCACTGGTTTGATCTATCTGTGCACAGGCGGCTTGCTGTTTATTGGTGTGCTGTATGACTTCTGGACCCTTAACAGCCAGATTTCAGAGAAAAACAACAGCCAGCGCTGA